Part of the Mastacembelus armatus chromosome 6, fMasArm1.2, whole genome shotgun sequence genome, AGCCTGTGACAGATGGATTAGTGTGTGTTGATTGTAAACAGGAAGCGATGAAGACTCACGCCGCTGTTGGTCTGCGTCTCGCTGAGcgcctgcagcagctgatcGATGGACGTGTACGGCAGCCAGGCTGAGGACGACGTTGCAGACAGAGGCCtctgaaacagaaagtgaatATAAAACTTCTTCCTTTGATCGGACGAGCAGGATTTTCAATTTTACAGATAAATGTTTCTCAGAAACACGATGCATCAATCCTGCAGTGCATCCTGGGAGGTTTCTTTTGCCGGACTCATTTGAAACAtgaataaacagtaaaacaatttTAATGCACAACTGGATCTGattcatttctttgtgtttgctctgctgATTGCAGAGTACAGGTTAACTACTGCCCTGATGGATGCAGTACGTCTGTGTACTGTTACCTCTATTCCAAAGTACTGGTGTCCTCTCCCCAGCAGAGCGTCCATGTACTCCAGCACCAGCTCAGCTGCAGCGTCCAGCAGGTCGAAGTTCAGGTACAGACGCAGCAGGGAGGCCGCGTCCACgacctgaaacacacaacacacacgaCTGTAACTTCAGCTTCTGCAACCACATGATTATTTCTCATCAATGAACCTGCTGACTAGTTTCTGTTTGCACATCATTGGCTCATCGCTCACCTTGTAAGACCTGACCAGCCAATCAGGCAGAGGGACACCATGTGACAGCAGCTTGTTGATGACACAGCGGTGGTGGTGTCCGTTGGAGGATGGATACCTGTCCAGGTAAGAGGCCAGCAGCCGCCACGCCTCGTCTGTGGCGCTgaggacagacacagacagaagaacGTGATGGAGAAAAGAcaaccagagaagaagaaagaggatgaagaaaaaGAGTGAAGGAACAAAAGATTCAGGaaaaaggaagtaaaagaagaaagtgagagaaaacaggaggaaaagatgagatggaaatgaaacagtttgaccGTGTCTGACTGTTTACAGCCTGTTTGctggaaaataacattttcactaAACTAAAAATCTGTTTGTCATGACAGAAATTTATTTAACACGTGATTAGTGTCGCTGAACTGTGCTCTGCTGTTTCAGCAGGTAAATCTTTGATAAACTCACCTGGACTCTTTGGTGTTGGTGATAGACGACAGCTGATTGGCAGCCAACCAGCTCCAGGCTTCATTCTGAGCTTCGTCCCCTCCCAGCTGAAGCTTGATGCACCTGAACAATGAAACCACCACAGAAATGAGCCTCCAGCCAAAAAACCAACTCGCTCTCGGTCACTTTCAGACGGGAGAGAGAGCAGACGACCCCCGGAAAAACCAGACTGTCCAGACCAGACTGTCTGGAACaactttatttagttttaactACACTAACTATCAACTCCCCAGAACTAAACCAGCTGCATGACCAGGACTCACTTAAAGGCCAGACCCTCAAAGACCGGAGTCAGGTTCAGTTTAAAAGTCTGACACAGGGACAGTGCCGAGTCAAAGAGTCCGGTCTGGACCAACAAGGCCACCATCTCCACCGCCGATGCACTTCCTGTCAGAGAGAGTGATGTAAATATCAGTCTTAATGTTGTCACAGTGAACTGTCCtaatatgtaaatgttttttttgaaACCAACAGGTCAACAAGGCTCCTTTGATttgaaaagaacaaagacatCACTGGTTGTGCTAAAGGTGTGGGTGCTAAAGGTGTGGGTGCTAAAGGTGTGGGTGCTGATGTCAAGGGTTTGGGTACTAAAGGTGTGGGTCAAAGGTTTGGGTGTACCAGCGACGGCGGCAGATGGCGGGTGGTGCTGGGCCAGGGTGAGGCGGCTGCGGGACAGGATGTACTCCTTCTCCAAGTCCTTGAGTTCCAGGATGTCCACCTGATGTTTGACTgctgcaggaaacagaaatcaaacaCGTGACCAGGTGAACAAACCtgcttctgttttgtctttcctgcgtatattaatgtaaatgtttatcAGCAGTAGTGACGAGGGATCACTAACTGGTTTTAATGAAACCACTTCGGTCACTTTGATCACAAAGACTGTCCTTGACTTGAACTTTGTGTTGACCTGTTTCAATTCACTTTGTTCGCTCATTGTTCGTCTGATTCTTTTAGACTCAACTAGAAAACGTTCATTTTAATTTGCGTGTAGCGTCTGGCCACAGTGAGGTGGCtaattaagttttatttaaGGACAGCGGGTCTCACCTGGTTCAGAAGAAAACTCTCCGTCAGCGTTTCTCTTTGGCGACGCTCCCGGACGCTCGTactgcagcaaacacagcagcactttaGTTCAACCAGACttagaacagaaaacaaccaatTCTACTGCATTTTTACCAAAATCCTTCCAGCTGACGCTTCAGTGTCCTGGTCAGCCCTTCATTTTTACTTATCAATTTACTGATAGATCTATAGGGCATCAACAGGTTGAGCTGAATATTAAGAGCGCCCTCTGCTGGGCCACAAGGTGAAATACTTCAGACTCTAAAACAATGAGTGCAGCTCATAACAGTTAGGATATTTAGTAAACTAACTTTGAATTGGCAAAAAAAGCTGAGAGCTCTGGTCTGACATGGGAGTGTGTATGACTGTTTCTGTACCACGGCTCCAGAGGCGGGCTGGACGATCCAGGCGTACTCGGGTCGGATCAGACGAAGACAGTTGAGAGCAGCCAGGTAACAGTTCGCCTGTTTCTGAAGCCCAAGACGAGTCCGAACCTCACGACCCAGACGCATCCCGAACTCAAACATCACCGTCCCCGCTGTAAACACAGAACACGTCGGTTTATTTCCTCTGCACattcagaggaaaaaacacaagacGAAAACACCAAAGAGGCGAGTGTGTTCCTCACAGCCcggaaaaataaacaaagggGGGATATTACAGACGGATGTTGTGATTGCACCTTTTCTGTAGTTGTGTCTGTTGATGTGGAAGGCGTAGAGCAGATCGTAGTAGTTATGGGCCAGCAGGTCCAAACCTCGGGCCCGAGACTCGATGATACTGACAACCTGGCGATGACACGAGAATTCAACCTTCAGACTGACAAACACTCCTCTGATCTCACACTCCTCTCCAAGTACTGACCCATGTTCTACTGAAGCCCCTTGTCCTCTGTGCAAACATTTAGGTTAATTCTGACAGTAATGTTTTCATCACCAgtctgaggtcagaggtcaggtgAAGGGTTTACCTCGTCGTGCAGGTTGACGTAGGGGAACTGGACTAAATCCTGGAGCTGAGAACGTTCACACAGAACCACCACCAGCTGACGGAGACAATCCAGTTGCCTGTGGCAGCAACAACAACTGGTTAGACTAATTACAGAGTTATTCAGACTAATTCCATTTAATCAGATTAACTCATGAGGTAATCAGACTAATTAGAGTTAATCAGACTGTCCCATTTatccttttgttttctgctcactTATAAGATTCAGGTCTTTCTATTCTAAAAACACCATCTACAGTCTTCCCCACGTCATTAATGTCGTGTTAAACACATCAAAAGAGACTTGTGTCCGTACATGCTGCTGTCTGGGTTCTGTGTCAGAGCTTCGTAGGCTTCACTGTTGTGTCCCAGGTCCAGATGATGTTTGAAGATCCGGGTCCACAGAGCCGCCTGACCAAGAACACAGGGGTCTGTTATTTCCACACAGAGACTGGTTTCTACAGCTGTAGACAAACCCGACCGACTCCTGTTACCTGACTGCTGACGTCATTGACGGCCTCTGTTATGGCCAGAGAAGCTAACTGGATGACCAGCTCAGGTAGACCCACATCCTCCAGCAACCGCAGCacctgaagacacacacacattaattcaGTTTAACAGTCAGTCCCAGAATTAGCCACAGAGCCCGAGTCCACCTGGGCAAGACGTACAAAGACCAGTACAGAATAAAATGATCTCCCTGTGGGGACTTTTCTTTCCTGCAGACCTGTCCTGACCTTAACCGTTTCCCCTCCGTACCTAACCCTGAAGGGCCACAAACATTAGCAGCATGTGTCAAAACAGCTAATTACAGCTGATCAGCTTCTTTCTTGTCATTATCTCCCTGGtcaaattatgtaaaaaaacaaatgtgcaccTTGTTGTAGTACTGTAGTCTGGGGGTGGAggcagcctcctcctcctcagtgctCGTCAGTCTCATCAGGAactcctccttctccacctctgTCGCTGCCTCCTGGAAACACTGCAGAGCctgacagaggaaaaagaacGAGGAGTCTCGGAGTCTTGGGGTCGGTGGTTTGAATGTTCATGCTGTAAAAGTGGAAGTGCGGCTGCTGTCACTCACCTTCTGGCCCTCCCCGTTCGCCAGGTAACACTGACCCAACATGAAGCGACAGGAGCCGATGTTCACCTGACACCAGGGACCAATCAGCCTCACGTACTCCTGCTCAGACAGGAAACACAGGTGAGACACACCCGAGACAGTCCACTGTGTAATCCAGTTTCTGCATGCACACATTATACATTACAGCTTAGTTCAGGAAGATTAGGCCTAGTCTGAAGAGGATCTGACAACAgctacatgtgtttgtgtcagtttcAGTGCAggtgtcagagcagcagagggaagaaataataaaacctgGTGAAACTGTGAATCTGCCGTGCACAGCCAGGTGAGTGTGTAAGTGATGTGGACACTAAGGAGTCTGAAACCCACCTGCAGCTGTGTGTACTGACAGTTGGCCATCAGACACTCGGGGAACTGGAAACCAGGGTTACTGGGCCAACTGGGAGACAGTTAAGACTCAAAAACAAACTCTGAGCTAAATATAATCCAGTTTCTAGTTTATATGGCGTTTAGCTGTGATCTCATGCTCGCTGACTGTGCGGTCGGAGGATACAGTAGCTGTGCAAGCAGGTGGACCACGTTGGAGATCATGTGGgtccagagcagcagagagttAGTCTGCTGCTGAGAGTACATCTGAGAGATGATCATCTTCCTGGCCACAGTCTGATAGAAGAGCTCCACCACCGTCTGAGGACCCagcactgcacagacacacaacagtcACCAAAACAAGACAACTTCCTTTCCCATCATCCCTTCTGTGACGTACAACTCCACCAACAGACATGGTGTAGCATCACTGACCTGATCTGTTGGCGGACAGAGCTGGGGTGTCCGACAGCTCCAACACTGTGAGGTGCTGCAGGTTAGCGTCTCTGAAACAGCACAGGTCACATGGACAGGTCACATACCAGACGTCACTGAGATCCATGAGATCCAATCCCACCCCCTTTGTACAGACTCTCACTGTAGCTGTAtagatccaggtgtgtgtgtgtgtgtgtgtgtgtgtgtgtgagactcaCATGATGTCCATGGGGACAGAGGAGGCGAGGCTCTGACTGATGTGTTTGAGGAGGTAATACGTCGAGAGGAGCTGGGAGCTCCGAGGGATCAGTTCctgctggagctgcagcagctgagccCCCCCACCCAGAAACACctgaacacagacatacacCATCAGTACGTTCTCATCACTTCAAGCTCAGCTTACGTCTCTGCACAGAAGTGGAGCACAGCCCCTCCAAAAGCGTTCACGTGATTCGTCTGGTGTACAGGCGGAGTTCCGACAAAAACAACGAAGAAACACATTCAACATGTTTGTCAGAGCTCTAGAGCGTGTCCCCGTGTGTCCGTACGTTGTCTCCGAAGCGCAGGTAGAGTTTCTGCAGGATGAGCAGGTCTCTACAGAACAGAGCTCTGGTCATGGCCATGTGACAGACGGCCTGACACACCACAGacactgcagagctgctgccGTACAGCTGAGACAGGCTGATCCTCATGTTCAGACTCTGACCTGCAGGACACACAACAGGGAGAACTAAACACACTGACGCCATGTGGTGTCTTTGGGGTTCAGGTGAGCAGCAGCATGTAAAGACACCTGATTTGACAAAAAGCTCCTACCAGGTGCGATGGGTCCTTCTCCTGCGACCTCCGAGTCCGTCTCCAGGTCCATCTCCCGCAGCAGGGCCACCATGGCCGCCATCGGGTTACGGACGTCCTGCAGCTTGTTCTGGATGTCCTCGATCACGTTGTCACTGCAGGAACCAAGACGCGTCAGTCAGATAAAGTGACACACTGCTTTCAGAGAGTCCCCAGGCTAAGATATGAAACCACATTACAACTTCtatgatgtgtttactgttCTGCTCAAACACAGggctttgttttttattttcagttttctatgAAGTCTGTGAAAACGATCCGGTGACAAATTGCAGGATGACTAACTTGTCGTTGGACAGCATGTTCTCCAGGACGAGTTCAGCAGCTGTCTCAGGTGACTCCAGATGTTCCAGAGCTTTCTCCATCTCGTACGCCATCTCTCCAGAAACCGCATCACTGACGAGCCGCAAACACTGAACCAGCTGCAGGATGTCCCGGCCCACATCTGGATCTGAGGACAGCACGCGTTAAGTACAGCACTAATTAGgtgactttttttcctttggctgAGTTGAAACTGCTGTCAAGTCAGTGGGACGTTTATACAAACAGATATTTTCAATTATAAGTAGCATTTCCAGTTTAATATAGGTCTCAGTAAAGGTACCTTCGGTAATGGGCGTCTCCTCCTCGGAGAAAAGATACTCATCATAGGAGAGGTACAGATGATCCACAGCAAAACACGGCAGGAGGAAGGACACAAAACCCTGAACCACAGAAACATCCCGTCACTGTTTCATGGCATTTGATCTGTATTTAACTTCACCTGCATTTCATCTCTGAACATAGTTACACTTAAAACTGCATTAGAACATAATAATAGGAAGATACATTAGAACAAAAAATTTCATGGAACGGAAATTCAGCTGAGAAAAACCAGACTACTCGTGAGGATCAGAGGTTTCATCTCCCTGATTCTGGGCTGATCACCAGCAACCTAAAATCTATGTCTTGTGCTGTATCAAAGACGTGGGATAGCAGCAGTGCAAGAGAGGCTCGTCCACACTCACCTTCTTGAGCAGACAGACCATGTTGGTGTGGGGGCTGACTGTCAGGCCCAGAGGCATGGATAGAGCCTCCTGGTACTGCAGACAGCAGGCGTAGAACCTGGACCAGAACTCGACCTGCAGCTGGCGGTACTCCTCCTGAGAGAACTCGAACTCTGTCACACtgctctgcagctgcaggaggacacaggaggagaaaacatTCTCACAGATGTAAACGTTAGAGCCAAcagcctgaaacaaacagcagtaagAAGATAATTCACCTCCGTCTCCACAGCCACCGTCACCTCTTTCTTCAGAGCGTCCCAGGACAGATCAGTGATCCGCTCCGATCCCCGACGGTAGATCTGAAACACAGTGTAGGCGTCATCCTCCACCACATCAGCAGGTACAACAACAGGCCAAATATTTCACcaccaacaacaaaaatatacaatttGTTTGACGTATTTAGGATCTGATTTTGCTCTGGTTATATGTTTCACCACAGCGCAGCGTCAAACGTGGTTTTTCTCTCACCTGTAGAGCTTTAACTatggcggcagcggtgaagcgcagaggagagaagagaaactcCAGGTACGTCTCCTGTTAATGTCAAACCCccagaaaaataatttcagtgcCACTTATATGTAAATGGACTTCACCACTTGTTTGATGTGAGTGTGGGGCTGGTCTTACCCTGGGGTCCTGGTCCACTCCTATATGGACTTCCTCCTCGGGCGGAGGCTGAACAAACACCTGGTTCCACTGACCCGCTGTGTTGCTGtagaacagacacacacccgTCTATGTATTAGGTCGTCTCATGGTAGAGATGCAGTGTGAGACGCGTATACGCTGTAACGTGACGCCTATAAACAGAACCAGTGTCCACACCGACAACTCGTCAGTACTGCCAGTGTCTGTGCTCCTGGTGCTCCCACTTACTGTTCAAAGTTGATGTATTTGACTACAGTTGAGTTGGAGTCATCCACCCAGAGACCCCAGATGTCTGTGGAGGTCAGAGCGAAATTCACCAGAGTCTCCTGTTGACAGACAGACAAGCTTTTACTCCGTTAATACAACAACTCAAGTACGTTTTTATATAACCAGAGTAGGTTTTAGGTATTTAGCCTTTAACCGTTGTGTTTCGTACCAGCATCATGTGTGACACATTCTGTGCTACAGTGCAGTCACACTGAGATGAATAAAGGGCTCGACTTACCTGTGCGTGCAGCCGCAAATGAAATCACTGTGGTTTACCTGTGTCGTGAACAGAGAGGAGATGTGCTCCAGGCTGTAGCGGTTGTTGTCGGTGGCGACCAGCTGCAGGACGGTGAACTGTCCTCTCTGAGGTATGGCCAGGTAAACGGACACGCAGAGGCCGGTGGTGGAGGAGAAGGCCAGCCTCAGGCGGTGACCCTGACCCGACAGACGCTTCACCCCTTTGCAGGCGGGAATGTACTCCAACATGTCCACCTCCAGCAGACATGCCTGCTCCTGTACAGGGGCGGACGACAGCGCAGATGAAGTTcactttaactttttaaattcaacTGGAATTGAACATCTGTTATTAGCATTAACAGCTGCGTGTCCACAAACACCACGTTTGTGTAAGGTTTTCTACATAAATGTACGAGTCCAGTCTGACCCTGAAGGACCACATGCGCAGTTTGTGGTCCTGACAGAGGGCGAAGATGAAGGAGtcttcctccagctctctgACCGCCAGGCTGACGACCAGGTCTGCTAGACCCTGGTCCCCCCGGATGGCTGTGGGCATCCAGCCGGACAACCTCGTCATCATGGAGCTCCTCTTCAGCTCCACCACTGACACGCTGCCTGAaaccaagacacacacacacgtgtataAACTGACACACCTGCTCCAAAAGATGTGAAGCTTTACTGCTGCCCctaaagacacaaacagcttATGGAGGTTCAGATTAATGTGAACAAGCAGCCCCACATGTGAAGACAGTTGGCGGGTCCTTACCTTGGGTATCATGCGGCGGCAGGGTGACCACCATGATGCCTCCGGCGGGTGAAGCCAGAGCGTAGTGAGCCTCTCCCTGGTAACTGAGCCAGGCTGTGGAGGTGCTGGGACTCCCCGTCTGTCCCACCGAGCTGGGGATGATGGCGCTGTGGGAGGGGTCCTGCAGACTCAGCTTCCCCACGTCAGTGAAGATGGACTGCATATGGAGCTCCGTCACCAGCTCCTGAGAGAGGAGAACAGTTGTACATCTACTAAACCATCATCTGATCCACAGCAGGAGAACAGCTGCTTATCTTCGGAACCACAGGTGGATTTCTCAGACTACTTGGCCCAAATAACGGACTGACTCACTAAACAAGATCCAAACATTGTCATGGGAACGTTCTCCCAGAGGAACGTGACGCTGCGACAGGGTAACCAACACTCACGCTGCGGTACATGCGCGTGGGGTGAGGCAGCACCATCCTGTGGACGCTCTGATTGGTGGAGATGAGGATGATGACATTGTTGAGGGTCTCCTGGATGGTGACTCCTCCAGGTAGAACAGAACAGTGAGTGAACCTGAGTTTGACAGCGTTGTTGAGCAGGTTGGTGTCCAGAGACTGCTCCACCAGCTGCACCGCGTCTCCTGACGTGGACCTACAGcgtcaacacacacatttagactGGATCAGGACAGGCCCTTTAAACTGGATCAGGACAGGTCCTTCACCGTCTTATGGTCGTGAAACGTaaggtgtgtttttcagtgtgtgtcagctACAGATTGTTGAGTGTTTATTGGCAGGTAATAGATTAGAAAACACCTGATCAGGGACAGTTCGACTCAGGATTACAGACGAAGCCACTCACCAGTGTATGAACCTGTTACTGGTGACCGACAACAGCTTCCCACTCTCCTCATAATGAAACGCTCCAGCACTGTCTGGGAACTTCACCCCACCAGGAAGAGAAGTGAGACCTGCAGATGCAAACACACTTATTTTCGCTGGGGACCAAAACCACATCACAGTTCCTGAAGAGTCTGTGACGGGTCTGAAAAACCTTCTGAAAATACATCATTTGTAAAAAAGTGCTGAGCTGCGATGTTTattaataatcatcatcatcatcatgtgacactaatcaataatcagctaaactgtgtttcctgtttgttttcatgctccGCGTATTGTGTCCAAAACACTATGGACCTGCCCCCTGGGACACAAATTAGACTCTACCAGGACTGTGACTGATTAGTAAGGATCCGATTGTGTCTTCATGAGCCCACAGCACCCACTGGGTGAGCCCACAGCACCGGGTTACCGCCAACGTTACCTCACTGTTTATCAGAAGCTAAAGCGGTAACAGGTGAGCGACCCCCGGTGATGTTACCGTTCACCTGTTCCAGTACCGACAACGTTAAGACGTTAAGCCGTTAACGTTACACCAGGCCCCGACAGCGCGTTGACGGGGCTAGCTGCCGTTAGCACGTGCTAACAGCCCTCGCGCCAAGACGAACGCGTGTGACCGGGTCAGAACCGGGGACACGGCGGAGAGGACGGTGTGCGGCTTTACCGAGGTCCACTGTCGCTTCTCTGACCCGGTGCAGAGTTTCCCTCTCAAACCCGCAGATCTCTATGAAGCTGCGCTCCAACGCCGCCGCCATCTTCTCCGCACGCAGCCGTGACGTCAGGGGCGCCGGGGCCGCGCGCTGAGCGTTCAAACATTTAAAGAGACAggacaccaaaaaaaaaaaacgtgacaGCACATGACTGTACGGACAGGACACCTGAGACAGGTGCAGGACATCAGAGACAAATACGGACAGGACACCTGAGACAGGTACAGGACACCTGAGATAGGTACAGGACAGCTGAGACAGGCGCAGGACATCAGAGACAAATACGGACAGGACACCTGAGACAGGTACAGGACACCTGAGATAGGTACAGGACACCTGAGATAGGTACAGGACAGCTGAGATAGGTACAGGACACCTGAGATAGGTACAGGACAGCTGAGACAGGCGCAGGACATCAGAGACAAATACGGACAGGACACCTGAGACAGGTACAGGACACCTGAGATAGGTACAGGACAGCTGAGACAGGCGCAGGACATCAGAGACAAATACGGACAGGACACCTGAGACAGGTACAGGACACCTGAGATAGGTACAGGACACCTGAGATAGGTACAGGACAGCTGAGACAGGCGCAGGACATCAGAGACAAATACGGACAGGACACCTGAGACAGGTACAGGACACCTGAGATAGGTACAGGACAGCTGAGACAGGCGCAGGACATCAGAGACAAATACGGACAGGACACCTGAGACAGGTACAGGACACCTGAGACAGGTACAGGACATCGGAGACAAATACGGACAGGACACCTGAGACAGGTACAGGACACCTGAGACAGGTACAGGACACCTGAGATAGGTACAGGACAGCTGAGACAGGCGCAGGACATCAGAGACAAATACGGACAGGACACCTGAGACAGGTACAGGACACCTGAGACAGGTGCAGGACATCGGAGACAAATACGGACAGGACACCTGAGACAGGTACAGGACACCTGAGACAGGTACAGGACACCTGAGATAGGTACAGGACAGCTGAGACAGGCGCAGGACATCAGAGACAAATACGGACAGGACACCTGAGACAGGTACAGGACACCTGAGACAGGTGCAGGACATCGGAGACAAATACGGACAGGACACCTGAGACAGGTACAGGACACCTGAGACAGGTACAGGACACCTGAGACAGGTACAGGACACCTGAGATAGGTACAGGACAGCTGAGACAGGTGCAGGACATCAGAGACAGGTGCAGGACACCTGAGACAGGTACAGGACAGCTGAGACAGGTGCAGGACATCAGAGACAGGTACAGGACACCTGAGACAGGTGCAGGACATCAGAGACAAATACGGACAGGACACCTGAGAGAAGTACAGGACACCAGAGACAGACCCAGACACCAGAGACAGGCACAGGACACCAGAGAGAGGACAACACAGATGTGGTGTCCCGAGGTTACTATCCAGTACTGTTACTATCCCATGTCACTAGAGGGCACCAGGCACTGGAGTGTAAATGGTCGAATGAAGGGGAATAAAAGTAACCCTGGTGTCACGTGATATCGGAATAGGGGTGTCCGAGGGCGGCACGGtagttagtggttagcactgtggcctcacagcaagaaggttcctggtctgaaacccatcaggggcctttctgagtggagtttgcatgttctccctgtgcttgtgtgggttttctccaggtactctggtttcctcccacagtccaaaaacatgtatgtcaggttgattggtgactttaaattgcccataggagtgagtgtgagtgtgtgaggttgtttgtctctatgtggccctgtgatggactggtgacctgtccagggtggacccctgcctttcacccaaagagagctgggataggctccagcaggtccctgggaccctggttaggactaagggcgtatagatgatggatggcaGAGTCCACATAATTCTGACACGAGTTGCCGAGACGGGATGACTTGTGACGTTTTCATCATGACGGAGAGAAACGTAGGATCCGTCGCGAATGGTTAATAATTTCTGTATTAACTGttctgctgattattttataCATCTGTGATGTGCTGTCTGCTCACActcagcatccatccatccatccatgcccagacttccttttccctggtcagttcctccagctcatctaaggggacaccgaggcattcacaggccagctgagagaccctccagcgtgtcctggggCTTccccggtgggacatgcccggaacacctccaGCATCCAGGAGGCATCGAGCCACCTCAGTTGCTCCTCTGGATGCAGATCGGTGCAGACTTAGTGTGTTATTGAGAAATACCGTTACTGTGGGGTTTACCCAACATCATCCTTCATTTCGCTCCGACCATGAAAGCACCTGAACACAACACACTTGTAGACTTCACCAATGGGATCTATCATCATCCCGACAGCACGTGAAGGCAGCATTAGCTCTGACTCAGTCATCTCCCTCCCTAGCAGGGCTAGTCAGATAGCTATGACAGGAAACCCAGAAGGTCCCTGGACACCCAAACAGTTGCAGAAACCTCTCACTGAAACAGGACACCTTGCGTAAGtcattgtttttcctgttttaaataca contains:
- the nup160 gene encoding nuclear pore complex protein Nup160, whose translation is MAAALERSFIEICGFERETLHRVREATVDLGLTSLPGGVKFPDSAGAFHYEESGKLLSVTSNRFIHWSTSGDAVQLVEQSLDTNLLNNAVKLRFTHCSVLPGGVTIQETLNNVIILISTNQSVHRMVLPHPTRMYRSELVTELHMQSIFTDVGKLSLQDPSHSAIIPSSVGQTGSPSTSTAWLSYQGEAHYALASPAGGIMVVTLPPHDTQGSVSVVELKRSSMMTRLSGWMPTAIRGDQGLADLVVSLAVRELEEDSFIFALCQDHKLRMWSFREQACLLEVDMLEYIPACKGVKRLSGQGHRLRLAFSSTTGLCVSVYLAIPQRGQFTVLQLVATDNNRYSLEHISSLFTTQETLVNFALTSTDIWGLWVDDSNSTVVKYINFEHNTAGQWNQVFVQPPPEEEVHIGVDQDPRETYLEFLFSPLRFTAAAIVKALQIYRRGSERITDLSWDALKKEVTVAVETELQSSVTEFEFSQEEYRQLQVEFWSRFYACCLQYQEALSMPLGLTVSPHTNMVCLLKKGFVSFLLPCFAVDHLYLSYDEYLFSEEETPITEDPDVGRDILQLVQCLRLVSDAVSGEMAYEMEKALEHLESPETAAELVLENMLSNDNDNVIEDIQNKLQDVRNPMAAMVALLREMDLETDSEVAGEGPIAPGQSLNMRISLSQLYGSSSAVSVVCQAVCHMAMTRALFCRDLLILQKLYLRFGDNVFLGGGAQLLQLQQELIPRSSQLLSTYYLLKHISQSLASSVPMDIIDANLQHLTVLELSDTPALSANRSVLGPQTVVELFYQTVARKMIISQMYSQQQTNSLLLWTHMISNVVHLLAQLLWPSNPGFQFPECLMANCQYTQLQEYVRLIGPWCQVNIGSCRFMLGQCYLANGEGQKALQCFQEAATEVEKEEFLMRLTSTEEEEAASTPRLQYYNKVLRLLEDVGLPELVIQLASLAITEAVNDVSSQAALWTRIFKHHLDLGHNSEAYEALTQNPDSSMQLDCLRQLVVVLCERSQLQDLVQFPYVNLHDEVVSIIESRARGLDLLAHNYYDLLYAFHINRHNYRKAGTVMFEFGMRLGREVRTRLGLQKQANCYLAALNCLRLIRPEYAWIVQPASGAVYERPGASPKRNADGEFSSEPAVKHQVDILELKDLEKEYILSRSRLTLAQHHPPSAAVAGSASAVEMVALLVQTGLFDSALSLCQTFKLNLTPVFEGLAFKCIKLQLGGDEAQNEAWSWLAANQLSSITNTKESSATDEAWRLLASYLDRYPSSNGHHHRCVINKLLSHGVPLPDWLVRSYKVVDAASLLRLYLNFDLLDAAAELVLEYMDALLGRGHQYFGIERPLSATSSSAWLPYTSIDQLLQALSETQTNSGVYNKVRDKLDDYHKLVDKTTKRRLLTR